From Halichoerus grypus chromosome 6, mHalGry1.hap1.1, whole genome shotgun sequence, one genomic window encodes:
- the LOC144378827 gene encoding acyl-coenzyme A synthetase ACSM1, mitochondrial-like isoform X5 translates to MDNPVKTAEMACGDFYNSGDRATMDEEGYIWFLGRNDDIINASGYRIGPAEVENALAEHPAVAESAVVSSLDPIRREVGKAFIVLTPEFLSHGRDQLTKELQQHVKSVTAP, encoded by the exons GACAACCCAGTAAAGACAGCCGAAATGGCGTGTGGGGACTTTTACAACTCTGGAGATAGAGCAACTATGGATGAAGAGGGCTACATCTGGTTCCTGGGGAGGAACGATGACATCATCAATGCCTCTGG GTACCGCATCGGGCCCGCAGAGGTGGAGAATGCCCTGGCCGAACACCCGGCTGTGGCTGAATCAGCTGTGGTGAGCAGCCTGGACCCAATTCGAAGGGAG GTGGGGAAGGCATTTATTGTCCTGACCCCGGAATTCCTCTCCCATGGCCGGGACCAGCTCACCAAGGAGCTGCAGCAGCATGTGAAGTCAGTGACAGCCCCGTAG